The Atribacterota bacterium genome has a window encoding:
- a CDS encoding MBL fold metallo-hydrolase: MYIEQFYVPKIAHSSYLLGGEENCAIVDPSRDVDKYITAAKNMGFKITHILETHLHADFISGHMDLAEKTGAKIYAPASADCQFEHQALKEGDEFQIDNISIRVLETPGHTPEHIAYVVTDKSRGKDPVVLFSGDTMFVGDVGRPDLFPGRAEELASKLFDSLKKFKELPDFCEVLPAHGAGSLCGRAMGAKRRSTIGYEKRYNEALQIDSEKEFIASLTNDMPPAPDHFSRCSEINRKGPKLVRKMDPIKALSPIEFGKLAESDEYVILDCRSYDAFEGQHIINSYGIDYDGNFPTFAGWVIPPESQILLVTPDRVSAEEVAVWLRRVGLDNAYGYLEGGMFEWAKDGLPSRHVLQVSSPELESLRENDSVKILDVRATGEFGEHHIEGAINISAPDLRERYKELNKEEKYYVVCSTGHRSTLAISLLLQRGFEQLVNVAGGMTGMGEFGENRETINKWGSFPYRWKINRK, translated from the coding sequence ATGTATATTGAACAGTTTTATGTACCAAAGATTGCTCACAGCTCATATTTGTTAGGAGGAGAAGAAAACTGTGCTATCGTTGATCCCAGCCGTGATGTTGACAAATATATTACTGCTGCTAAAAATATGGGATTTAAAATCACTCATATTTTAGAAACTCATTTACATGCTGATTTTATATCAGGGCATATGGATCTGGCTGAAAAAACAGGGGCTAAAATTTATGCACCGGCTTCTGCAGACTGTCAGTTTGAACATCAGGCATTAAAAGAAGGAGATGAATTCCAAATTGACAATATTTCAATCAGGGTATTGGAAACCCCGGGTCATACACCGGAACATATTGCCTATGTTGTTACAGATAAGTCCAGAGGTAAAGATCCTGTAGTTTTATTTTCCGGTGATACTATGTTTGTAGGAGATGTGGGGAGACCGGATTTGTTTCCTGGCAGGGCTGAGGAGTTAGCTTCCAAGCTGTTTGACAGCCTGAAAAAGTTTAAGGAACTGCCTGATTTTTGTGAAGTATTGCCGGCACATGGGGCAGGCTCTCTTTGTGGAAGAGCCATGGGAGCTAAAAGAAGAAGCACAATTGGTTATGAGAAGAGATACAATGAAGCATTACAGATTGATTCAGAAAAGGAGTTTATTGCTTCCTTGACCAATGATATGCCACCGGCACCGGACCACTTCAGCCGTTGTAGTGAGATTAACCGGAAAGGTCCAAAATTAGTACGAAAAATGGACCCCATAAAGGCTTTGTCGCCAATAGAATTTGGAAAGCTGGCAGAATCTGATGAATATGTGATACTGGATTGCCGGAGCTATGATGCCTTTGAAGGACAGCACATAATAAACTCATATGGTATTGATTATGACGGTAATTTCCCGACTTTTGCCGGTTGGGTTATCCCCCCCGAAAGCCAGATTCTGTTAGTAACACCTGATAGAGTTTCTGCTGAAGAGGTAGCGGTGTGGCTTCGGAGAGTCGGTTTGGATAATGCCTATGGCTACCTGGAAGGCGGAATGTTTGAATGGGCTAAAGATGGATTGCCAAGCCGTCATGTATTACAGGTTTCTTCCCCGGAATTAGAATCTTTGAGAGAAAATGATAGTGTTAAAATCCTGGATGTACGTGCCACAGGCGAATTTGGAGAGCATCATATAGAAGGTGCAATTAACATATCTGCTCCTGACTTGAGAGAAAGATACAAGGAACTGAATAAAGAGGAAAAATATTATGTAGTGTGCAGCACCGGTCATCGTTCAACACTTGCCATTTCCCTATTATTACAGCGAGGGTTTGAACAGCTGGTAAATGTTGCCGGTGGAATGACCGGAATGGGAGAATTTGGGGAAAACAGAGAAACGATTAATAAATGGGGAAGTTTTCCTTATCGCTGGAAGATAAATAGAAAATAG